From the genome of Nostoc cf. commune SO-36:
TGCTGTTATCGTTCGTGCTTTCATATTTTCTTAGAGGATAAAGAGTGAAGGATCGTAGGCACAGCCCACCGTAGGCATCGCTTACAGCTGTATCTTGGCTTCATTATCTTCATCGCCTGGATACCATGCTTTAAAATCATAGCCATCTATAGTTTTTTGATAATCATATTCCATATCTAAAGCTTCAGCCGCTTCAATAAACTGTTCTAATGTGCCGTCGTGCCAACTAATATATTCACTGCCTATCGCCTCAATAATTGCCTTAGCTGCATGACCTTGTTGAATTGATGCAAGCTGGCTTTGATGCTGCCAAGTTTGGCAGATGCGGCAACTATAGCCCCAATCATATTTTAAATCTTTGTAGTGATGAGTTTTCATCTCACAGTTACGGCAGTATAAGAATTTTGATAGGTCTAATGTAGTTGTCATAAAAAAAAGAAATTGAAAGATAGTTATATATTTCCCGAATTACTGTAGGTATTATCAATGTTTAGGGATGTTTATGAGGGTTTAAACGAGCTAGAATATAAACTTTTAATTCATCTAAAACTTTCTGTTCTTCTGCGGTCGGAACTCCACCTTTTTCAGAGATTTTACGTGCTGCTTCAACCAATTCAGGTGAAAAGCCAACAGTTATAAATAGTTCTGCAACTTCTTGGTGATTCATATTTTTCCCACTAGAAAATAAACTGCGATGTCTACGACAAGGCTAGCGCCAACGCTCCTACCAAAATAATTATTCCCGCAATTAATAATGCTCCTCCAATCTCTGGCACTTCAAAGCCTAACCCCACTTCATTGAGAAAAATTACCTCAACACCCATACGCCTAAAATCCCGCGCCACCCGTGAGGCTTGCTCATACTCTGATAAATCTGTTGGTGCAAGCCCTACTACTACTCGCCGCTTACGGAATAACCATAAGAACCTGGGGCCATAGAAGGTATAAAGCTCAGTCTGTGCTACGGCGTGAAAGATATTGTCACGAGTTAGCCATTTTTTAACTTCGTAAACAGTAAGCCAAGTGCTGATGTCAATTCTTCTGGCAGTTGACGGGGTTTTAACTGTCACTTCATCAGGGGCAGCGAGAAACCACCATCTTTGTAAACGTTTTTGTATGAGTAACTGTAAATCTCGTTCTGCCCAATAGTCAGGTAGGTAGCGATCGCAAAATTCCAAACTATTCATTACTAACCGTTCTCTCCCGTGTTTTTGGTGTAATACCTGCATCTTTCAAAATTTGGTGCAGCCGCGATCGCGCAGACTGGAAACCATCACCATCACCAGACTTGTAACCCCAAACTCTTAAAATGATTGCTTTCTGGTTTCTGACAACTGGTTCATAGAAGCACCAGAGAAACCCGACCCAATCACGCTCCATTTGCCTGATTGCTCCGTAGGGGGGAAGCTTCGCCCTTGGTTCTACGAACCCCATCAGCCTTTCGTCGAACTCCTTATTGGGTTGAGACGAACTTGGTGTAAATGGTTGCTGTACAGGACTTTGAGCGAAATTATCATAAGATTCGGTCTTTATTACTCGAAGGTTTGGGGGATTCGATGGGGGATTCGGCGTTGGCGCAGCCTCTCGTAGAGAAGGGTTTGGGGGTTCTCCGTCGAATGGTAAAGATGGTAGCCTGACCATTTCTTGTGGTTTTAGCCATATCTGCACTGCCCCCCGCAGAGTTGCAAACTTGGGAGCTTCGGCAAGTTCCATTTCAATGTGCAAATAATTAGCCCACTTCTCAATTGCCTTCTGTCCGCCATCCTGGGGCTTCAGCCTCGCTACGACATAACCATCTGGATCAAGTGCTACACCCTTAAATTCACAAACTACCCGCTTATTAAGCAGCAATTCCATGCAGTGACGGACAAGGATGATTTCAAAGCTGGAGCCTTCGGGGAGTGCTGGGGCTTCGTACTGTGCTAAAAGACTTCGCAGTTCATCAATTTCAGATTCTAAAAGATCAATTTTAGATTGGTACTGTGCGATCGCCTCGTCAGTTTCCTCTAAGAATTTCTGCTTATCCTTTTCAAGTTCAGAATTAGCATCATCAACACTTTGAGCTAATTCCTGTTCGCGTTCTGCCAGTACCTTATTAGCCGCCTCTATTTGCTTTTCTAATTCCTTTTCACGGGTAACAATAGCTGATTCTCTACCATCCAATTCTTGCTGCTTACTCTGTGTCAAATCTTCAATTTTACGAGGTAATATATCTAATTCTGAATTTAATCGTTTAACGCTTTTTTTTAACTCATCACGACGAGAACTGAGTTTATTAATAGCTTCAAATATATTAGGTGATATCTTCCAGTAAAGTAGCCCACAAGATACCCCCAACACTCTACACACAAGGCTGTATTGCCCATCCAATGCAGGGTAGGCAACAGCAGCAGCAATATTAAGTGAGGCTAAAAAGTATTCTAATGGGCGTTTCATTATTTTTTTCTAAGCAATAATACCAAGCCTAGAATTATTAAGACTGTACTAGGAACTAGAGGCAAAAGTAATAACCTATTAGTTGATAAAGCTAAATTGAACAGATCAACTAATAGTGATGTAAGCATTAAGAAAGTGGTGGTTAGTACCACCACATATAAGGTAGGAGAAGGCATCAATCTAGGTTATGCTTTTGACGGAATTCTTTAGCGTAAGCTTGTCTTTCTTCAAAAGGCTTAGTAAGGTCTACATCAAATTGTTTTTCTAGCTCCTCTTCACCTTTGACTTTTAGTTCTGCAATAGTTATTTCATCAAGTTCATCAGGGTGATTTAGCTTAAGAAAATTTAATTGTCCCTGCCAAGTAAACCCCCAAGTCATGATTTTTCCTTAACTTTACTGGTCACAGTTCCTACCAAATCAATCACTTCGGCAGTAGTGGGGGCGATCGCTTTTGCCATAGAGCCAGGATTTATCCCAACTCCATAAGATTTCTTAACTAATCTTTGCCGCCATCCAATCTCATTAAGCACACCCGCAGCCTGCGTACCTTTAAGATTAGTTTCTGCAATACCTTTCTTTTCTTTGTCAGTCTGCAACTTAATTTTTTCAGTCTCTAGTTGAACCTCCTGACGCTGCGCTTTTACTTCCTGCTTATCAGCCCATTTTTCAGTAGCTTTAGTTTTAGAACGTTCACCACGTAGTGTATGCGATCGCTGTTTCCCCTTTTCAATGTGTACACCAGCTTGATAAGTCATTTCATCAATCCATTCAGTTTGAGTTGATTGAGTCTGAGTTTTTGCTGTAGCCATGTTCGTAACTCCTATAAAGTGATTGACCCCAGGCGTGTAAATAACCTGAGATAGTGAATTGTGCAAACCAAATTAGACCAAGTGCGATCGCAACAACAAAACTGTGTGCAGTTATTTTTTGCGAGAACGCGGGTTTAGAGCCTTTCCCAAGGTATTCAGCCCATTTCTGATAGTTTCGTCTGCTCCCTTGGAAGTTTCCTCTAAGAAAATTGCCCCGATTTCATTGCCTAAAGCCCTGCCGGATTGCATAACGTTCGCAAGGTTCAAATCAAGGAAGTTGCCTAAACTGTCAATATTAGTGAGTGCCGTTTCTTCACGTTCTATAATGTCAGCGTCAAGCACTTCCACAGGAACAATCACGGCGGGTGCATCAACCCGTTTTTCTGGTAATCGGTTGTACCGTTCCCAAACCTGCTTTTTATAAATCTCAATGCCAATGCGGTCAGGGTTGGACTGCATTAGAGGTTTTCCGCTATCATCGCGGAGGATAATGGAGTCAGGCGATCGCATGGGAATTTTAGGAGATATTGCAGCCTGGAGGTTGAAGAACTCCTCACGCGCCCAGGCAGTAAACCTGTCACCATCTTTTAAATCTGCGACCTTCCACCAGAAAACCTCTTCAAGCTTGGGAAGCCAGTTAGTTCTAATATTTGTGTCACTCGTCCCCAATTCTTTTGCTAAGTCTACAGCTGTGTAAGTTAACTTTATTTGATTGAGCTTTGTGTCTGCCATTGCTGTGCTTCCTGTGGTCTGGTCATGATGTGATTTACAAGAATGATTGAGAGGGCGATCGCACCACTGATAACTAGAAATTCCATCAAGCCGCCTCCTGAGTATCTATCCCTGCTTCTATGAGTTGAGGCTGATTTACTGATGGTAGAAAGCCTTTGTTTCTTAGCCTGTTTCTGAAGCTCATCAAAAAAGTAGGGTTAATTTCTTGCATAGCTTCTAAAGTTGAAATTGTTGCACCTTTATAAGCT
Proteins encoded in this window:
- a CDS encoding coiled-coil domain-containing protein, producing the protein MKRPLEYFLASLNIAAAVAYPALDGQYSLVCRVLGVSCGLLYWKISPNIFEAINKLSSRRDELKKSVKRLNSELDILPRKIEDLTQSKQQELDGRESAIVTREKELEKQIEAANKVLAEREQELAQSVDDANSELEKDKQKFLEETDEAIAQYQSKIDLLESEIDELRSLLAQYEAPALPEGSSFEIILVRHCMELLLNKRVVCEFKGVALDPDGYVVARLKPQDGGQKAIEKWANYLHIEMELAEAPKFATLRGAVQIWLKPQEMVRLPSLPFDGEPPNPSLREAAPTPNPPSNPPNLRVIKTESYDNFAQSPVQQPFTPSSSQPNKEFDERLMGFVEPRAKLPPYGAIRQMERDWVGFLWCFYEPVVRNQKAIILRVWGYKSGDGDGFQSARSRLHQILKDAGITPKTRERTVSNE